The following DNA comes from Brassica oleracea var. oleracea cultivar TO1000 chromosome C5, BOL, whole genome shotgun sequence.
GTGAAGAGAAAAAGAAAACTCAAAAAATAAAGAAAATAGAATCCCAAAAAAGCGTGAAAGATCCGTATGTTTCCGGTTAGGATTTAGATAATCCGATTGAAGCATGGTTGGGTTTGTAATTATGCAAATTCATTAAGTCCTTAGATGTCTTTTACTCGTTTTCTCGTTTAAAAAATATTCAAAAAAAAAATCTTTTAGAACTGGGGCATACTAGAATTTTTGAGTAAGATACCAGGGCATTTTAGAATGAAGTCCTAAAATATTGTACATACAAAAATAGAGTCAAAGTCTAACATCTGCTAGATTAGCGAGGAAGTTTAGTGTATGAAGAAAGGATCGAATTCGATAGGTATTGAAAAAAGGGATGACGGAGAGTTCCTCCAACGGCCGCCGCAACGAAAACGACGAGACCAGCGCCGCCGTAAATCGTCGAGATCCGATCTTGCAATTCTTAGACAAGATTCGTCCCTCCGGGGATGCCATGGAGGATGATAATGAAGGTGAAGAATCGCCGACGGAGCTTAACGCAATTAACAGCGCAGGCGGGTTTGTGATCGTCTCTCCCGATAAGCTTTCCGTCAAGTACACGAACGCGAATCTCCACGGTTACGACGTCGGCGTTGCTCAAGCTAATAAACCTGCTCCCTTCAAGTGTCTTACTTACTACTTCGAGATTCTTGTCAAGGATGCTGGTGCTAAAGGGAAAGTCGCTATTGGTTTCACTAAGGAGGGCTTTATAATGCGGAGACAACCTGGGTAAACCTTTTAGCTTTATCATAAATAGGTCGTGTTCTCTCCGTGGCTCATTTGAAAAATGATGCCTTTGATACAAGTTATGTTTATTATAGAATTTGAGCTTATGTGGCTATTGTCTTTCTATCATGCGGATGATGGGTCTAATTTGTTGTTAATGGTAGATGGGAAGTGAATAGCTGTGGCTATCATGGGGACGATGGAAATATATACCTAGGTAAGGGAACAGGTGAAGCCTTTGGTCCAACTTATACGACAGGTGATACTGTTGGTGGTGGTATAAACTACGCTTCCCAGGAGTTCTTTTTCACGTAAGAACTAACTAATTCGATTCCATTTTCCTGTTGCCCTTTGACATATTTGGAATTACTTTCTCATGCCAGTAAAAACGGAGCTTTAGTGGGGAAAATCCCTAAGGACATAAAGGGTCACCTATTCCCTACTGTAGCTGTACATAGCCAAAATGAGGAGTATGTTCTCAGTTTCTGTAAACGGGTTCAGTGCAGGAGTAGAAGTACTTACGCAATGCGTTTCTTTCGAATTTTTGCAGGGTTTCTGTCAATTTTGGGAAGCAGAAGTTTGTTTTCGATGTTAAGGTAAGAGAAAAGTCCTATTAAAACTTTATTAGTAGAGTCTCTAGGTCCTACCTTTTATAAAGGTGGGGTTGGTGTAATCAGGAGTAAAACTACTGTAGTACAAATCTACTCCAGTGGTTCTCTTCGTACAAATTGCTCTCATATTTGCTATTTACATGCATCTGCTACTTTTACTGTGTGATCAAACCTCTTGGACCCGAGAATTATACGTATATAGATGTAAATCTTCCCCCTTTCGCTCTCTGCATTACGTATATGTTCGAAATAAAGTTTTGACGAAGGCTTGCCTTGTTCATGTATTATCAGGGATATGAAACATCAGCGAGGAATAAGCAACAAATGGCTATCGAAAAAATATTCATACCTCCAAATATCGGTTATGGGTAAGAGAGTACACTCCTCAACTTTGTTACCTAAGTTGAAAAAATATGTTTTTTTAACTAGAATAAGCAACAAATGGCTTTTCTGCTTTATTTTATTTTTTATTTTTTTTGAAACAACTTTCTGCCTTATCTGAACTTTTATTTTTCTTTATTATTAGGCTTGTAAAGTCCTACTTATTACACTATGGGTATGAGGAGACACTCAATGCTTTCAACCTTGCTACTAAAACTACAGTCCCTCCAATTCTTATAGCTCAAGAGAATGCTATTGACGAGGATGATTTGCATCAGAGAAAAACTCTTAGAAAGGTATTGAACGAGTTTTACTGTGCCTTAAATTTTCCTGGTTATAGTTCAACAAAAAAAAGATTTCTAAATTTACGAATTATTGCTTTGTTTGGTTGGTTTTGACCGGTCCATACTTTATTTGGTATAGCTTGTGAGGAATGGTGACATTGATGCTGCTCTGGCTAATCTCCAAGATTGGTATCCCCAAATTGTACAGGTGAACTGAGATGTTCTGTCAGTTCGTTTATTTTGTATTGCTAAGATAATCACTTTGCAGGATTTGAGATATCAACTCTAACCTAGCTGTACTTACTGCAGGACGATAAATCTGTAGTTTGTTTCCTCCTTCACTGTCAAAGGTTTATTGAGTTTGTACGGGTATGCTCTTGGTTCCCTTATACATCTTGTTTTCACATTTTTAAGACTTTTCACAACAAGTTTTTCTGTCTTATAAGAAACATCGAGTTTGTTCTCTAATTTGTGGTTCTGGAAAACAGGTAGGAAAACTTGCAGAAGGTGTGAAGTATGGCAGACTCGAGTTAGCCAAATTTGTTGGGTTAACCGAGTTTCAAGATATAATCGAGGTACTGATGACTCCCTTCAACTTTATTCCTTTTGCCTCTTTCAAGCAAGATCTGGTTCAAATGCAGATAGATTTTATATTGCTGGTCTCTTACGTCGATTTCCATGTTGATTATTCAGGACTGCTTTGCTTTGCTTGTTTATCCAAAGCCCGTGGAATCACCGGTGGGGTACTTCCTAGAAGACTCGCAGAGGGAACTAGTTGCTGATGCAGTGAATGCAGCGATTTTGTCAAACAAGAAAGATGCGTGTCACTTGCATTCCCATCTGGAGATGCTGCTAAGACAGCTAACAGTTTGCTGTTTGGAAAGGCGGTCAATGAATGGAGACCAAGGCGAAACATTCCGGCTCCACCATGTTCTTAAACAGTACAAGAAGATGAAATTGGATTAGCCGCGCATTTTGCTTTTGAAAACTCTGCTTTGTTTCTTTGGTTGTTTTCATCCTTAGTGGCTCTTGTTCATACCTGTGATATTATTCTGAACTTTCCTATTCTGTAAAAAGAAAGTTTTAAGAATAAATCTTGCAATCCAAAGTGTTTAATCTTGCAATCCAAAGTGTAGATGTTTCAGACGAAGTTTGTTCAACACAATGTGAGCTTCTGATTGTGTTTATGATTCTATTTTTTCAATAATACAAGATATTGTTATAACCTTTAATTTGAGAAATGGTTGTCAAAAAAGCACACATCTTTCTTGCCTAGAACGAATATTCTCTTATTTGTTAAGATTTCAGAAACTTTGAACAGTGGTTGTCAAAACCCCTAATTTCTTTTGTCTCTCTCAACCTCCCTCAGCCGCCGCTGCCAATTTCAGATCTGAGGCCGGTTTGGTGGCTCATCCAGCACCGGTACTGGCCTCCCCCTCTCCCTTCTAGTTGTCTGTTTGGCTTGGATTTGAGTTTGTGTCAGAGTTTGTCGGTTTTACTTGGTGGTGGCGTTTGGTTACAGAAGGTTATCACAACGGTTTACCAATGGAGTGCTCTGTGGTGGCTTTCAGAGATTCCGGTTAGACTTTTGTCTCTCGCAGGTCTATCTGTATCGGCGGATCTGAACCAGTGTTAGTGCTTGGTTACACTCTGGTGATTCCGGTTTGGTTTCTTCTGGTTTAAAATTGGATTTTTCAGTTTCATCTTTTGTGGAAAATGTCTTGTTTTAAAGTGATAGCTTTGGTTTTTTGCAATGGTGGAGGTTAGCCTTTCTAGTGGAGGTAGTGATGGTTGTCAGATGGTTTTTGGAGAGCTTGTTCTTATGCGCTTTCTTTAGCTTAGTCTGCTACTATTGGTGATATTGGTGTGAACCATCAATCCTCATCATTTATTTGATTTGTATTTGCATTCAAAATGTTTTGATGATAGTTTGTCTGAAGCGAATTCATTCGAAACAAAATTGATAAAGGCAATTGAAGATGAAGACCTATCTAGACGATGAGATTGTCGTGTTTTTGATAATGTATTAAAAGTCCGTCTGCTACTGCTGAAACGGGAACACATAATCTACCTTATTCTATAATAAAACTAGTTTGATATGGCTAATGTGTCATCAATGATGATTATCCTCACGAGCTTCTGTTGCAGAAGAATCATTAGTTTCTCATTATCATTATGGTTTTGTCGTATTCTTCTGTGATGTAATATGTTTCAAATCAGTTCAATAAAACAAAGTGTTAAAAAAATAAGAAACTTTGAACAGTTGACAAAAAAAAAATGTTATAAACAGAAGAGATGCAACAAAGTTACATTTACACAAACCTCCTCCTTGAAATAAAAATGCAACACTAAATACTTTAT
Coding sequences within:
- the LOC106343707 gene encoding ran-binding protein 10-like gives rise to the protein MTESSSNGRRNENDETSAAVNRRDPILQFLDKIRPSGDAMEDDNEGEESPTELNAINSAGGFVIVSPDKLSVKYTNANLHGYDVGVAQANKPAPFKCLTYYFEILVKDAGAKGKVAIGFTKEGFIMRRQPGWEVNSCGYHGDDGNIYLGKGTGEAFGPTYTTGDTVGGGINYASQEFFFTKNGALVGKIPKDIKGHLFPTVAVHSQNEEVSVNFGKQKFVFDVKGYETSARNKQQMAIEKIFIPPNIGYGLVKSYLLHYGYEETLNAFNLATKTTVPPILIAQENAIDEDDLHQRKTLRKLVRNGDIDAALANLQDWYPQIVQDDKSVVCFLLHCQRFIEFVRVGKLAEGVKYGRLELAKFVGLTEFQDIIEDCFALLVYPKPVESPVGYFLEDSQRELVADAVNAAILSNKKDACHLHSHLEMLLRQLTVCCLERRSMNGDQGETFRLHHVLKQYKKMKLD